A region from the Aphis gossypii isolate Hap1 chromosome 1, ASM2018417v2, whole genome shotgun sequence genome encodes:
- the LOC114128721 gene encoding neuralized-like protein 2 yields the protein MSEKQPCTYQQTRFHRFHGYNLSLHDQDTVAHREMSFANAIVFSERSLSPGEVFLIEIESSENGWSGHIRLGLTQLDPDALQRSGHLLPQCAIPDMVSNKTMGESWVCALTKHQAWYDANYLTNYFRLDGNHVFTSRGTFPTSILKSSRDDKMDILPTDVGSRVGVLYLPCGQNMAVMHFIINGEFVVPLSRTIPYNDGPIRAVIDVYGATKRVRVIQVYNVNSLQSACRETILKNIKAASVSKLPLPNALKEYLLYKT from the exons ATGTCCGAGAAGCAGCCTTGCACTTATCAGCAGACGCGGTTTCACCGGTTCCACGGTTACAACCTGAGCCTGCACGACCAGGACACGGTGGCCCACCGGGAGATGAGCTTCGCCAACGCCATAGTGTTCAGCGAACGGTCGCTGTCGCCGGGCGAGGTGTTCCTCATCGAGATCGAGAGCAGCGAGAACGGCTGGTCCGGACACATCCGGCTGGGCCTGACGCAGCTCGATCCGGACGCGTTGCAGCGCAGCGGCCATCTGCTGCCGCAGTGCGCCATACCGGACATGGTGTCCAACAAGACGATGGGCGAGTCTTGGGTGTGCGCACTGACCAAACACCAGGCCTGGTACGACGCCAACTATCTCACCAACTACTTCCGGCTGGACGGCAATCACGTATTCACGTCCCGGGGCACGTTCCCGACCAGCATTCTCAAGTCGTCGCGCGACGACAAAATGGATATCCTGCCGACGGACGTGGGCAGCAGGGTCGGCGTGTTGTACTTGCCCTGCGGCCAGAACATGGCCGTCATGCATTTCATCATCAACGGCGAGTTTGTCGTACCGCTTTCGAGGACCATACCGTATAACGATGGTCCTATCAGAGCAGTCATCGATGTATACGGTGCCACCAAACGGGTCCGTGTAATACAAGTGTACAACG TGAATTCGTTGCAGAGTGCGTGCAGGGAAACTATTCTGAAGAACATCAAAGCAGCATCTGTATCAAAATTACCATTACCCAACGCTCTTAAAGAGTATCTCCTTTATAAGACTTAA